A single Clavibacter nebraskensis NCPPB 2581 DNA region contains:
- a CDS encoding NAD(P)H-dependent oxidoreductase, which translates to MTHVLVLVGSLRSASTNQQIAEAAVHHAPDGVTLDIHAGLDRLPLYNEDIDVQGSVPAEAVAFRDAIAAADALLVVTPEYNGTMPAVLKNAIDWASRPFGASALAGKPTAVIGSAFGQYGGVWAQDEARKSLGIAGAHVLEDVKMAVPESVIRFAERHPADDAEVVEQLRAVLDAVRTSATAA; encoded by the coding sequence ATGACGCACGTCCTCGTGCTCGTCGGCAGCCTGCGCTCCGCCTCCACCAACCAGCAGATCGCCGAGGCGGCGGTGCACCACGCCCCCGACGGCGTGACCCTCGACATCCATGCCGGCCTCGACCGGCTCCCCTTGTACAACGAGGACATCGACGTCCAGGGATCCGTGCCCGCCGAGGCCGTGGCCTTCCGCGACGCGATCGCCGCCGCGGACGCGCTCCTCGTGGTCACGCCCGAGTACAACGGCACGATGCCCGCGGTGCTGAAGAACGCCATCGACTGGGCCTCCCGCCCGTTCGGTGCCTCCGCGCTCGCGGGGAAGCCGACCGCCGTGATCGGCAGCGCCTTCGGCCAGTACGGCGGCGTGTGGGCGCAGGACGAGGCCCGCAAGTCGCTCGGCATCGCCGGCGCGCACGTGCTCGAGGACGTGAAGATGGCCGTCCCCGAGTCGGTCATCCGGTTCGCCGAGCGGCACCCGGCGGACGACGCCGAGGTCGTGGAGCAGCTCCGCGCGGTGCTCGACGCCGTGCGCACCTCGGCGACCGCCGCCTGA
- a CDS encoding DUF305 domain-containing protein has protein sequence MGYRHRLAAATTAIALAAALAGCSTPPRTPEDAASSSADAAAPSETESQGWNRADLSFAEEMGDHAAGSVELAVAALQVRDLPPGAEELAVQIRDEQGPQARTLAELAEEWSGEEGGSGATGTEDRDEAGGVSASSGSEDGSAGGTASDAASEADIEAMSDAAFDSELQVLKQATGADAARLFLQGMIARHQAAIALADGEAQLGTSTEALDLAGAMAASQGDQLTKMRALLESYGS, from the coding sequence ATGGGATACCGCCACCGCCTCGCCGCGGCCACGACCGCCATCGCCCTCGCCGCCGCGCTCGCCGGCTGCTCGACCCCGCCGCGCACCCCCGAGGACGCCGCCAGCTCCAGCGCCGACGCGGCCGCCCCCTCCGAGACGGAGTCGCAGGGGTGGAACCGGGCCGACCTCTCCTTCGCCGAGGAGATGGGCGACCACGCCGCCGGATCCGTCGAGCTCGCCGTGGCCGCGCTCCAGGTGCGCGACCTGCCGCCGGGGGCGGAGGAGCTGGCCGTGCAGATCCGCGACGAGCAGGGCCCGCAGGCGCGCACGCTCGCGGAGCTCGCCGAGGAGTGGTCGGGCGAGGAGGGCGGATCCGGCGCCACCGGCACCGAGGACCGCGACGAGGCCGGCGGCGTGTCGGCCAGCAGCGGATCCGAGGACGGCAGCGCCGGCGGCACCGCGAGCGACGCCGCGTCCGAGGCCGACATCGAGGCCATGAGCGACGCCGCGTTCGACTCCGAGCTGCAGGTGCTCAAGCAGGCGACCGGCGCGGATGCCGCCCGGCTGTTCCTGCAGGGAATGATCGCCCGGCACCAGGCCGCGATCGCGCTGGCCGACGGCGAAGCGCAGCTCGGCACCTCGACCGAGGCGCTCGACCTCGCGGGCGCCATGGCGGCATCGCAGGGCGACCAGCTCACGAAGATGCGCGCGCTGCTGGAGTCGTACGGGAGCTGA
- a CDS encoding DUF7882 family protein has protein sequence MGTFKYDSTLTAEFDDRLLAHLQLVIGAKLRRGENFYFSWRDDVEVGDGRTTIWMHNSLPLVFKYHGSRVPPINRKWVDALMTTANSPGGLLIMREPTEDEPRDDTR, from the coding sequence ATGGGCACGTTCAAGTACGACTCGACGCTGACGGCGGAGTTCGACGACCGCCTGCTCGCGCACCTGCAGCTCGTCATCGGCGCGAAGCTGCGCCGCGGGGAGAACTTCTACTTCTCCTGGCGCGACGACGTGGAGGTGGGCGACGGGCGCACGACCATCTGGATGCACAACTCGCTGCCGCTGGTGTTCAAGTACCACGGCAGCCGCGTGCCGCCTATCAACCGCAAGTGGGTGGATGCGCTCATGACCACGGCCAACAGCCCCGGCGGCCTGCTCATCATGCGGGAGCCCACGGAGGACGAGCCGCGCGACGACACGCGCTGA
- a CDS encoding zinc-dependent alcohol dehydrogenase, giving the protein MKALTWQGIHDVEVKEVADPVIEQDTDAVIRITSTAICGSDLHLYEVFGPFLEKDDVLGHENMGVVEQVGSAVTKLKVGDRVVVPFVIACHDCFMCDKGLFTQCETTQVKSQGSGAALYGFSEMYGSIPGGQAERLRMPLADVNAIVVNSELPDERYLFLSDILPTAWQGVQYANVPEGGTLGVMGLGPVGQFASRIGKHLGYRVIAVDPVPERRAMAERHGIETLDLTDDVADKLREMVDGRGPDAMVEAVGMEAHGSPAASFAQKAAGLLPDGIAKKVMDVASVDRLAALHTAFDAVRRGGTVSISGVYGGEADPLPMKSLFDKQIAIRMGQCNVQHWIQDLLPLVEDPSDPLGVLDLVTHSVPLSEAAHMYEIFQKKEDGCIKVVLKP; this is encoded by the coding sequence ATGAAGGCACTCACCTGGCAGGGCATCCACGACGTCGAGGTCAAGGAGGTCGCCGACCCCGTGATCGAGCAGGACACCGACGCGGTGATCCGGATCACGTCGACCGCGATCTGCGGATCCGACCTCCACCTCTACGAGGTCTTCGGACCGTTCCTCGAGAAGGACGACGTGCTCGGGCACGAGAACATGGGCGTCGTCGAGCAGGTCGGCAGCGCCGTCACGAAGCTCAAGGTCGGCGACCGCGTCGTCGTCCCGTTCGTCATCGCCTGTCACGACTGCTTCATGTGCGACAAGGGCCTCTTCACGCAGTGCGAGACCACGCAGGTGAAGTCGCAGGGCAGCGGCGCCGCGCTCTACGGCTTCAGCGAGATGTACGGGTCCATCCCCGGCGGCCAGGCCGAGCGCCTCCGCATGCCGCTCGCCGACGTCAACGCGATCGTCGTGAACAGCGAGCTCCCCGACGAGCGCTACCTCTTCCTCAGCGACATCCTCCCCACCGCCTGGCAGGGCGTGCAGTACGCGAACGTGCCCGAGGGCGGCACGCTCGGCGTCATGGGCCTCGGCCCGGTCGGCCAGTTCGCCTCGCGCATCGGCAAGCACCTCGGCTACCGCGTGATCGCGGTGGACCCGGTCCCCGAGCGCCGCGCGATGGCCGAGCGCCACGGCATCGAGACCCTCGACCTCACCGACGACGTCGCCGACAAGCTGCGCGAGATGGTCGACGGCCGCGGGCCGGACGCCATGGTCGAGGCCGTCGGCATGGAGGCGCACGGCAGCCCCGCCGCCTCGTTCGCGCAGAAGGCCGCGGGCCTGCTGCCCGACGGCATCGCGAAGAAGGTCATGGACGTCGCGAGCGTCGACCGCCTCGCGGCCCTACACACGGCGTTCGACGCGGTCCGCCGCGGCGGCACCGTCTCCATCTCCGGCGTCTACGGCGGCGAGGCCGACCCGCTGCCCATGAAGTCGCTCTTCGACAAGCAGATCGCGATCCGCATGGGCCAGTGCAACGTCCAGCACTGGATCCAGGACCTGCTGCCCCTCGTCGAGGACCCGTCCGACCCGCTCGGCGTCCTCGACCTCGTCACGCACTCCGTGCCGCTCAGCGAGGCCGCGCACATGTACGAGATCTTCCAGAAGAAGGAGGACGGCTGCATCAAGGTGGTGCTCAAGCCGTAG
- a CDS encoding Gfo/Idh/MocA family protein, with protein sequence MSTTMPPAPARTHDGDDARPIRFGVVGAAGIATSVVPDMLLVPGVDVVAVHSRSRASSAALAEAHGIARIHDTLDALLADPEVDAVYVAAPHTLHRSQAEAALRAGKHVVCEKPATTTAADTRALVDLARAEGLLFLEALWMAFSPGYLAVRRAIADGRIGDPRAISVAFGFVTEEGTGRLWDPAVGGGTLLDMGVYPLAFAHGLFGAPSSVSAVGTVIDGGVDTEVAILLGWPDGRHATLACSLVAALPTGATVSGAAGRIEVDPLFLASRALTVVPADGDPERQEHEIEGRGYVPMFRAARDAIRAGAVECAEMPHAESVALAELMDGILTDIGAR encoded by the coding sequence ATGTCGACGACGATGCCGCCCGCCCCCGCCCGCACGCACGACGGGGACGACGCCCGCCCGATCCGCTTCGGCGTGGTCGGCGCCGCCGGCATCGCGACCTCGGTCGTGCCCGACATGCTCCTCGTGCCCGGCGTCGACGTCGTCGCCGTGCACTCCCGCTCGCGTGCCAGCTCCGCGGCGCTGGCCGAGGCGCACGGCATCGCGCGGATCCACGACACCCTCGACGCGCTCCTCGCCGACCCCGAGGTGGACGCCGTCTACGTCGCCGCCCCGCACACCCTCCACCGGTCGCAGGCCGAGGCCGCCCTCCGCGCTGGCAAGCACGTCGTCTGCGAGAAGCCCGCCACCACCACGGCCGCCGACACCCGCGCCCTCGTCGACCTCGCCCGCGCCGAGGGCCTGCTCTTCCTCGAGGCGCTCTGGATGGCGTTCTCCCCCGGCTACCTCGCCGTCCGCCGGGCCATCGCGGACGGCCGCATCGGGGATCCGCGCGCCATCTCCGTCGCCTTCGGCTTCGTCACGGAGGAGGGGACGGGCCGCCTGTGGGACCCGGCGGTCGGCGGCGGCACGCTGCTCGACATGGGCGTGTACCCGCTCGCCTTCGCGCACGGCCTGTTCGGCGCCCCGTCGTCCGTCTCCGCGGTCGGCACCGTGATCGACGGCGGCGTCGACACCGAGGTCGCGATCCTGCTCGGCTGGCCCGACGGCCGCCACGCAACCCTCGCCTGCTCGCTCGTCGCGGCGCTGCCCACGGGCGCGACCGTCAGCGGCGCGGCCGGCCGCATCGAGGTGGATCCGCTCTTCCTCGCCTCCCGCGCGCTCACGGTCGTGCCCGCCGACGGGGATCCCGAGCGGCAGGAGCACGAGATCGAGGGCCGCGGCTACGTGCCCATGTTCCGGGCGGCCCGCGACGCGATCCGCGCGGGCGCCGTCGAGTGCGCGGAGATGCCGCACGCGGAGTCGGTGGCCCTCGCGGAGCTGATGGACGGGATCCTCACGGACATCGGCGCGCGCTGA
- the deoC gene encoding deoxyribose-phosphate aldolase — translation MSTSPSTPATDTAAIARIIDHTLLKPEATRDEVAALVAEAVELGTYSVCVSPSMLPLELPAGSDLKVAVVCGFPSGKHHSEVKAAEAALSICQGADEVDMVIDVGAAREGRFADVEADIRAVREAVPAPAALKVIIESAALDDDQIVAVCQAAVAAGADFVKTSTGFHPTGGATVHAVELMSRTVDGKAGVKASGGIRTYETAVQMIKAGATRLGVSGSAVVLAGPVQTPENGALGSSGY, via the coding sequence ATGAGCACCAGCCCGTCCACGCCCGCGACCGACACGGCCGCGATCGCCCGCATCATCGACCACACGCTCCTGAAGCCCGAGGCCACGCGCGACGAGGTCGCCGCGCTCGTCGCCGAGGCCGTGGAGCTCGGCACGTACTCGGTGTGCGTCTCGCCCTCGATGCTCCCGCTGGAGCTGCCCGCGGGATCCGACCTCAAGGTCGCCGTCGTCTGCGGCTTCCCGAGCGGCAAGCACCACAGCGAGGTCAAGGCCGCCGAGGCCGCGCTCTCGATCTGCCAGGGCGCCGACGAGGTCGACATGGTGATCGACGTGGGCGCCGCCCGCGAGGGCCGCTTCGCCGACGTCGAGGCCGACATCCGCGCCGTGCGCGAGGCCGTGCCCGCCCCGGCCGCGCTCAAGGTGATCATCGAGTCCGCCGCGCTCGACGACGATCAGATCGTCGCCGTCTGCCAGGCGGCCGTCGCCGCCGGCGCCGACTTCGTGAAGACCTCCACGGGCTTCCACCCGACCGGCGGGGCCACCGTCCACGCGGTCGAGCTGATGAGCCGCACGGTCGACGGGAAGGCCGGCGTCAAGGCGTCCGGCGGCATCCGCACGTACGAGACCGCCGTGCAGATGATCAAGGCGGGGGCCACACGCCTCGGCGTCTCGGGCAGCGCGGTCGTGCTCGCCGGCCCCGTGCAGACGCCGGAGAACGGCGCGCTCGGATCGAGCGGCTACTGA
- a CDS encoding manganese catalase family protein — protein MFFHKQELQHSATPDKPDPIYARHLQEVLGGQYGEISVAMQYGFQSWNSKLPGKYRDMLYGIGAEEFGHVEMLAIMIAKLLETAPVEATEDAMKDPTLAAVIGGGDIQHAIVAGAGARPVDSNGNPWQGSFITASGNLLADFHANANAEMQGRLQVARLYHMTDDHGVKDLLSFLLARDTMHQNQWVAAIAELQAEGTENLPVPSDFPVELEDRDVSYQYLNFSDGPAAAEGSWASGPAPDGKGTFTYHDGPTSSVPMPPPPVGNPLLHGTIPPKEPGMLKKAASAVKDAVTPE, from the coding sequence ATGTTCTTCCACAAGCAGGAGCTCCAGCACAGCGCCACCCCCGACAAGCCCGATCCCATCTACGCCCGTCACCTCCAGGAGGTGCTCGGCGGCCAGTACGGCGAGATCTCCGTCGCCATGCAGTACGGCTTCCAGTCCTGGAACTCGAAGCTCCCCGGCAAGTACCGCGACATGCTTTACGGCATCGGCGCGGAGGAGTTCGGCCACGTCGAGATGCTCGCCATCATGATCGCGAAGCTGCTCGAGACCGCGCCCGTCGAGGCGACCGAGGACGCGATGAAGGACCCGACCCTCGCGGCCGTCATCGGCGGCGGCGACATCCAGCACGCCATCGTCGCGGGCGCCGGCGCGCGCCCCGTCGACAGCAACGGGAACCCGTGGCAGGGATCCTTCATCACGGCGAGCGGCAACCTCCTCGCCGACTTCCACGCCAACGCGAACGCCGAGATGCAGGGCCGTCTCCAGGTCGCCCGGCTCTACCACATGACCGACGACCACGGCGTGAAGGACCTCCTGTCCTTCCTACTCGCGCGCGACACCATGCACCAGAACCAGTGGGTCGCCGCGATCGCCGAGCTGCAGGCCGAGGGCACCGAGAACCTGCCCGTTCCGAGCGACTTCCCCGTCGAGCTCGAGGACCGGGACGTCTCGTACCAGTACCTCAACTTCTCGGACGGGCCCGCCGCGGCCGAGGGCTCGTGGGCGTCCGGCCCCGCGCCCGACGGCAAGGGCACGTTCACGTACCACGACGGCCCGACCTCCTCGGTGCCGATGCCGCCGCCGCCCGTCGGCAACCCGCTCCTCCACGGCACCATCCCGCCGAAGGAGCCGGGCATGCTGAAGAAGGCGGCGAGCGCCGTGAAGGACGCCGTCACGCCCGAGTGA
- a CDS encoding M18 family aminopeptidase — translation MPADRRAHLADLGRFIQASPSSFHAAEEGARQLEAAGFARLDERDAWPTDAGRRFIVRDGALLAWIQSAGAHATTPFRVLGTHTDSPGFTLKPKPTIGSDGWVQAGVEVYGGPLLNSWLDRDLELAGRLVTRDGRRHLVRTGPLLRFPQLAVHLDRGVNTDGLRLDPQRYMSPILGTGSPADADVLGHLAGLAGVAADDVLGYDVGVADTQAPGSLGFDGELFAAGRMDNLSSVHAGLAALLELAATADDDPEAPIAVLAAFDHEEVGSATASGAAGPILEDVLGRISAGLGASSEERRRAFASSWCLSADAGHAVHPNYPDRHDPANRPVPNGGPLLKINANQRYATDGVGAREWALACERAGVPFQEFVSSNAVPCGSTIGPITATRLGIRTVDVGIPLLSMHSARELCGADDPGHLAAAAAAFLRPAA, via the coding sequence ATGCCCGCGGACCGCCGCGCGCACCTCGCCGACCTCGGCCGGTTCATCCAGGCCTCCCCCTCCTCGTTCCACGCCGCGGAGGAGGGCGCCCGCCAGCTCGAGGCCGCGGGCTTCGCGCGCCTCGACGAGCGCGACGCCTGGCCCACCGACGCCGGCCGCCGGTTCATCGTGCGCGACGGCGCGCTCCTCGCGTGGATCCAGTCCGCCGGCGCGCACGCGACCACGCCCTTCCGCGTGCTCGGTACCCACACCGACTCCCCCGGCTTCACGCTCAAGCCGAAGCCCACGATCGGATCCGACGGCTGGGTGCAGGCCGGCGTCGAGGTCTACGGCGGCCCGCTCCTCAACTCCTGGCTCGACCGCGACCTCGAGCTCGCCGGCCGCCTCGTCACGCGCGACGGCCGCCGCCACCTCGTCCGCACCGGCCCGCTGCTGCGCTTCCCGCAGCTGGCCGTGCACCTCGACCGCGGCGTCAACACCGACGGCCTGCGACTGGATCCGCAGCGCTACATGAGCCCGATCCTCGGCACGGGCTCCCCCGCCGACGCCGACGTGCTCGGCCACCTGGCCGGCCTCGCCGGAGTGGCGGCCGACGACGTGCTCGGCTACGACGTGGGCGTCGCGGACACGCAGGCGCCCGGATCCCTCGGCTTCGACGGGGAGCTCTTCGCCGCCGGCCGCATGGACAACCTCAGCTCCGTGCACGCGGGCCTCGCGGCGCTCCTCGAGCTCGCGGCCACCGCGGACGACGACCCGGAGGCGCCCATCGCGGTGCTCGCCGCCTTCGACCACGAGGAGGTCGGATCCGCGACCGCGTCGGGCGCCGCCGGCCCGATCCTCGAGGACGTCCTCGGCCGCATCTCCGCCGGGCTCGGCGCCTCCTCGGAGGAGCGCCGCCGCGCGTTCGCCTCCTCCTGGTGCCTCTCCGCGGACGCCGGCCACGCCGTGCACCCCAACTACCCGGACCGCCACGACCCGGCGAACCGGCCGGTGCCGAACGGCGGCCCGCTGCTGAAGATCAACGCGAACCAGCGCTACGCGACCGACGGCGTCGGCGCCCGCGAGTGGGCGCTGGCCTGCGAGCGCGCCGGCGTGCCGTTCCAGGAGTTCGTGTCCAGCAACGCGGTGCCGTGCGGGTCGACCATCGGCCCCATCACGGCCACGCGCCTCGGGATCCGCACGGTCGACGTCGGCATCCCGCTGCTCTCGATGCACTCGGCCCGCGAGCTGTGCGGCGCCGACGACCCGGGGCACCTCGCCGCCGCGGCCGCCGCGTTCCTGCGGCCGGCCGCCTGA